The following proteins are co-located in the Acidiferrobacteraceae bacterium genome:
- the hypF gene encoding carbamoyltransferase HypF → MRLRIGGRVQGVGFRPFVYRTARACDVTGWVRNEGGEVEVQAEGTEADLARFAETLIHSAPPLARPEMLTRQAVTPEACRTFSIVESGSRADAQIHLPPDCFLCEDCRQELEDPSDRRYRYPFINCTQCGPRYTLITKLPYDRVHTTMAGFEMCADCRREYEDPLNRRFHAEPVACPVCGPKLQFHAGGGGVIDDAPAALGAAEEALRRGLVVAVKGVGGYHLLCDASNNEAVRRLRVNKHRPHKPLAVMFPMTGEDGLEALRAEVKLTSIHGQLLRDPTRSIVLVPLREDSSLSAALAPGLDEIGVFLPYSPLHHLLLADLGRPLVATSGNVSGEPVITDRIEAEQRLDNVVDAFLHHDRPIERPADDPVFRVVAGHGRPMRHGRGSAPVELSLPFRLEKPLLAVGGHMKNSVALAWGDRIVLSPHIGDLDAPRSLAVFEQVVEDLQSLYGVRASALVCDAHPGYASTRWAQRQGLPVQSVWHHQAHASAIAGEFGEEEGWLVFAWDGVGLGPDGTLWGGDALRGRPGEWQHAARLRPFRLPGGDKAAREPWRSALALCWEAGGEWSGAPAQTELLRSAWEQGANTAITSAAGRLFDAAAALTGLCSNASYEGQGPMQLEAACEDIGGAIELPLERNDDGVWQSDWAPLVTMLRDDTSSVAERAGRFHASLARALCDQARAIRNEHGDFAVGLSGGVFQNRILAEAAMAMLQQAGFRAYLPQRVPCNDGGLCYGQIIEAGRKS, encoded by the coding sequence ATGCGCCTTCGTATTGGAGGGCGGGTACAGGGTGTTGGTTTCCGCCCCTTCGTCTATCGCACTGCCCGGGCGTGCGATGTGACAGGTTGGGTGCGAAACGAAGGCGGTGAGGTGGAGGTGCAGGCCGAAGGCACGGAGGCGGATCTCGCGCGCTTCGCCGAAACACTGATCCATTCGGCACCGCCATTGGCGCGACCGGAGATGCTGACCCGGCAAGCGGTCACACCGGAAGCCTGTCGCACTTTCTCCATCGTCGAAAGCGGTAGTCGCGCCGATGCGCAGATCCACCTGCCGCCGGATTGTTTCCTGTGCGAGGACTGCCGGCAGGAGCTGGAAGACCCGTCGGACCGGCGTTACCGCTATCCCTTCATCAACTGCACCCAGTGTGGGCCGCGCTATACCTTGATCACAAAGCTCCCGTACGACCGCGTTCATACCACAATGGCCGGTTTCGAAATGTGCGCGGACTGCCGGCGGGAATATGAAGACCCGCTCAACCGGCGCTTTCATGCCGAACCGGTCGCCTGTCCCGTCTGCGGTCCGAAGCTGCAGTTTCACGCAGGAGGAGGTGGTGTGATTGACGATGCGCCGGCGGCCCTGGGCGCGGCGGAAGAGGCCTTGCGCCGCGGGCTCGTCGTTGCGGTCAAGGGTGTAGGTGGATATCACCTCCTGTGCGATGCCTCCAACAACGAGGCGGTTCGGCGGCTGCGCGTCAACAAGCACAGGCCACACAAGCCCCTGGCAGTCATGTTTCCCATGACCGGTGAGGATGGTCTTGAGGCGCTGCGGGCGGAAGTGAAGCTCACATCGATCCATGGGCAACTGCTGCGCGATCCCACTCGATCCATCGTACTGGTGCCGCTGCGCGAAGACAGTTCCCTGTCTGCCGCCCTGGCGCCGGGCCTGGACGAAATCGGTGTCTTTCTTCCCTACAGTCCGCTGCATCATCTCCTGCTTGCCGATCTGGGTCGGCCTTTGGTCGCCACTTCCGGCAATGTCAGCGGTGAGCCTGTCATCACCGACAGGATCGAGGCGGAGCAACGCCTCGACAATGTGGTCGACGCCTTTTTGCATCACGACCGGCCGATTGAGCGCCCGGCGGACGATCCGGTGTTCCGCGTTGTCGCCGGCCACGGCCGGCCCATGCGCCACGGACGCGGCAGTGCGCCAGTGGAGCTGAGCTTGCCGTTCCGCCTGGAGAAGCCCCTGCTTGCAGTCGGCGGCCATATGAAGAACAGCGTTGCCCTCGCGTGGGGCGATCGCATCGTGCTGTCGCCCCACATCGGCGATCTCGATGCACCGCGCAGCCTGGCCGTTTTCGAGCAGGTGGTCGAAGACCTGCAATCCCTTTATGGCGTGCGCGCAAGTGCCCTGGTGTGCGATGCCCATCCCGGCTACGCGAGTACGCGCTGGGCGCAGCGCCAGGGCCTGCCGGTCCAGTCCGTCTGGCATCACCAGGCCCATGCCTCCGCCATTGCTGGCGAGTTTGGTGAAGAAGAGGGCTGGCTGGTGTTCGCGTGGGACGGGGTCGGACTGGGTCCCGACGGTACCCTTTGGGGTGGTGATGCCCTCCGGGGCAGGCCCGGGGAGTGGCAACACGCGGCCCGGCTGCGCCCGTTTCGTTTGCCCGGCGGCGACAAGGCCGCGCGTGAACCCTGGCGCAGCGCCCTGGCGCTTTGTTGGGAGGCTGGTGGTGAGTGGTCCGGCGCGCCGGCGCAGACGGAGTTGCTGCGCAGCGCGTGGGAGCAAGGCGCGAACACCGCGATCACGAGCGCCGCCGGACGACTGTTCGATGCCGCCGCCGCCCTGACCGGCCTGTGCAGCAACGCAAGTTACGAAGGCCAGGGGCCTATGCAACTGGAAGCAGCATGTGAAGATATCGGTGGTGCAATCGAGTTGCCGCTGGAAAGGAACGACGACGGTGTCTGGCAATCCGACTGGGCGCCGCTGGTGACCATGTTGCGGGATGACACTTCCAGCGTCGCCGAGCGTGCCGGTCGTTTCCATGCCAGTCTTGCCCGTGCCCTGTGCGACCAGGCCAGGGCGATACGAAACGAGCATGGCGACTTCGCCGTCGGGCTGTCCGGCGGCGTGTTCCAGAATCGTATCCTTGCCGAGGCCGCCATGGCCATGCTCCAGCAGGCAGGTTTCCGCGCCTATCTGCCGCAGCGCGTGCCGTGCAACGACGGCGGCCTGTGTTATGGTCAGATCATCGAGGCGGGAAGAAAATCGTGA
- the hypE gene encoding hydrogenase expression/formation protein HypE translates to MSGTTPMEDKYISLAHGNGGRYMRELIAKVFARHLANPVLDTGADAVALPLIDGDVMVTTDGFTVQPLEFPGGDIGSLAVHGTVNDLAVAGAAPKYLTLNAFIEEGLEVALLERIVASIARAARACEVSVVAGDTKVVRRGEGSGLYLATTGVGIRDGWVRIGMDRIEAGDRVLVSGPVGDHGIAVMLAREQFGLKGDLQSDAASVYPLTKALLELPGLHFMRDPTRGGIASVAHEIRQATGMGLRLQQASVPVQEAVRSVCEMLGYDPFYLACEGRVVAVVSPDDADAALDRWHRLPHGKEAAIIGSVDAGTQHVVLETELGGERILEELEDDPLPRIC, encoded by the coding sequence GTGAGCGGGACCACGCCCATGGAAGACAAATATATCTCCCTTGCCCATGGTAATGGCGGGCGCTACATGCGCGAACTCATCGCCAAGGTATTCGCGCGCCATCTTGCCAATCCCGTGCTCGATACCGGTGCCGACGCGGTTGCCCTGCCGTTGATCGATGGCGATGTCATGGTTACCACCGACGGCTTCACCGTGCAGCCACTGGAGTTTCCCGGCGGCGACATCGGTTCCCTGGCCGTACATGGCACGGTCAACGATCTCGCCGTGGCCGGGGCGGCACCGAAATACCTGACCCTCAACGCCTTTATCGAGGAAGGGCTGGAGGTGGCCCTGCTCGAGCGTATCGTCGCCAGTATTGCCCGCGCCGCGAGGGCATGCGAGGTGAGCGTCGTCGCCGGCGATACCAAGGTAGTCCGGCGCGGCGAGGGCAGTGGCCTGTATCTTGCGACCACCGGTGTGGGTATACGCGACGGCTGGGTACGCATTGGCATGGACCGAATCGAAGCCGGCGATCGCGTCCTGGTCAGCGGCCCCGTGGGTGATCATGGCATAGCCGTCATGCTCGCGCGTGAGCAATTCGGCCTGAAGGGCGATCTGCAATCCGATGCGGCCAGCGTCTATCCGTTGACGAAAGCGCTGCTTGAACTGCCGGGACTGCATTTCATGCGTGATCCCACCCGCGGTGGCATCGCATCGGTGGCTCATGAAATCCGCCAGGCAACGGGCATGGGCCTGCGCCTGCAGCAGGCGTCGGTTCCGGTGCAGGAAGCCGTGCGATCCGTGTGTGAGATGCTGGGATACGATCCGTTCTATCTCGCGTGCGAGGGGCGCGTGGTCGCCGTGGTGTCGCCGGACGATGCCGACGCCGCGCTGGACCGGTGGCACCGGCTGCCGCACGGAAAGGAAGCCGCCATCATCGGCAGTGTCGATGCGGGAACGCAACATGTCGTTCTCGAAACCGAGCTTGGCGGCGAGCGTATTCTCGAGGAACTGGAAGATGATCCATTGCCGCGAATCTGTTGA
- a CDS encoding ferritin family protein produces MKRRTVLGGLALAIASVGGGMAVVLNRFAKAAPSGSPAKYPVTTAAMQERYVDEVRAFHKYSAYSHQAIEEGYPNIAYLFTSLAVSESVHARNFKDLLHGFGVQPGPVTDMGMRVSKTKNNLKEATTVEADEINHKYPAIVKEISAENNQKAIEVTTWAWKAEEQHRKLIVQMQENVVKWWGIVSSRIEEKPVNYYVCQVCGSTLIKVPKDKCPICDSPASSYKEIPPPPGYTTEKK; encoded by the coding sequence ATGAAAAGACGTACCGTGTTGGGTGGCTTGGCGCTGGCCATTGCGTCAGTAGGTGGCGGGATGGCTGTTGTCCTGAACCGTTTTGCAAAGGCGGCGCCGTCCGGGAGCCCGGCGAAATATCCCGTGACTACGGCTGCCATGCAGGAACGCTACGTGGATGAAGTGCGGGCATTCCACAAATATTCCGCATACTCGCACCAGGCCATCGAGGAGGGCTACCCCAACATCGCCTACCTGTTTACTTCCTTGGCGGTTTCCGAATCGGTTCATGCCCGAAACTTCAAGGACCTCCTCCATGGCTTTGGCGTTCAGCCAGGACCTGTTACCGATATGGGCATGAGGGTGTCCAAGACAAAGAACAACCTGAAAGAGGCGACCACCGTCGAGGCGGATGAAATCAATCACAAGTATCCCGCGATCGTGAAGGAGATCAGCGCGGAAAACAATCAAAAGGCCATAGAGGTTACGACCTGGGCATGGAAGGCGGAGGAACAGCATCGCAAACTCATCGTGCAGATGCAGGAGAACGTGGTGAAGTGGTGGGGCATTGTCTCCTCGCGTATCGAGGAGAAACCGGTGAACTATTACGTATGCCAGGTATGTGGATCCACGCTGATCAAGGTTCCGAAGGACAAGTGCCCGATCTGCGACAGCCCGGCGTCGTCATACAAGGAAATCCCGCCACCCCCGGGCTATACCACGGAGAAGAAATAG